The following proteins are encoded in a genomic region of Gemmatimonadaceae bacterium:
- a CDS encoding nitroreductase family protein, with protein MNQPDESDPPGFIPLPFERVGLSESLARAREFYRRMKDRRTTRHFSTDPVPRELIEHAIRTAGTAPSGAHQQPWTFVAVSDAELKRQMRDAAEIEERANYNGRMPPDWLAALAPLGTDEHKPHLTDAPWVVVLFRQSYGIRADGSRQTYYYTQESCGIAAGFFIAAVHQMGLVTLTHTPSPMAFLSELLKRPPNEKAMLVMPVGYPAIGARVPDLNRKLLEDVAVWA; from the coding sequence ATGAATCAGCCAGACGAATCAGATCCGCCCGGCTTTATTCCGCTCCCGTTCGAGCGCGTCGGCTTATCCGAGTCGCTGGCGCGCGCACGTGAATTCTACCGGAGGATGAAAGACCGCCGTACAACGCGGCATTTTTCAACCGACCCTGTCCCGCGAGAGCTGATCGAACACGCCATCCGCACCGCTGGCACTGCGCCAAGCGGCGCGCATCAGCAACCGTGGACTTTCGTTGCCGTATCGGACGCGGAGCTGAAGCGGCAGATGCGTGATGCAGCCGAGATCGAAGAACGGGCGAACTACAACGGCCGTATGCCGCCCGACTGGCTGGCGGCGCTCGCCCCGCTCGGTACCGACGAGCACAAGCCGCATCTCACCGATGCTCCGTGGGTTGTTGTCCTGTTTCGTCAATCCTACGGGATCAGGGCAGACGGAAGCAGACAGACGTATTACTACACCCAGGAATCCTGCGGAATCGCTGCCGGATTTTTTATCGCCGCCGTACATCAGATGGGACTTGTCACTCTCACCCACACCCCGAGTCCCATGGCATTCCTGAGCGAGCTGTTGAAGCGACCGCCGAACGAGAAAGCAATGCTTGTAATGCCTGTCGGTTACCCAGCTATTGGGGCGCGCGTGCCTGATCTGAACAGAAAACTGCTTGAGGATGTCGCGGTGTGGGCGTAA